In one window of Paenibacillus sp. DNA:
- a CDS encoding chemotaxis protein CheC, giving the protein MDVLREVGNIGAGHAATALSKLLGKPVDMSVPRVNVVPFDEIAEQVGGPEAVVVAVFLRVEGDAPGNLFFILSQTSAKQLLLELVRIESPDGEPFTELEVSALSEIGNILAGSYLSSLADFTRLSLSPTVPGFAVDMAGPILAYGLLQFGDMGDRALLIETSFFDGIDRVEGNLFFIPDPESFATIFAALGVPPE; this is encoded by the coding sequence ATGGACGTGCTGCGCGAGGTAGGCAACATCGGTGCCGGACATGCCGCCACCGCATTGTCGAAGCTGTTGGGCAAACCCGTTGATATGTCCGTGCCCCGCGTCAATGTCGTCCCTTTCGACGAAATCGCCGAGCAGGTCGGCGGTCCGGAAGCGGTCGTCGTCGCGGTGTTCCTTCGCGTGGAGGGAGACGCGCCCGGCAATTTGTTCTTTATCCTGTCGCAGACATCGGCCAAGCAGCTGCTGCTGGAGCTGGTGCGCATCGAATCGCCGGACGGGGAGCCGTTCACCGAGCTCGAGGTGTCGGCGCTGTCCGAAATCGGCAACATTTTAGCAGGTTCTTACTTGTCGTCGCTCGCGGACTTCACGAGGCTGTCGCTGTCCCCGACCGTGCCGGGCTTCGCCGTCGACATGGCCGGCCCCATCCTGGCGTACGGGCTGCTCCAATTCGGGGACATGGGCGACCGGGCGCTCTTGATCGAGACGTCGTTCTTCGATGGCATCGATCGCGTAGAGGGCAACTTGTTTTTCATTCCGGATCCGGAGTCGTTCGCGACCATCTTCGCCGCGTTGGGAGTGCCTCCCGAATGA
- a CDS encoding FapA family protein, with the protein MAADFPTNLGAAVAVSVSEDRMSAFMQLIDPDAAGSLSKEGLEQLLKANGVVFGILEGALADFLINPLSYVSAPLLIAQGTHPVPGKDGFIENLFNSENRQRKPLELEGGAVDYRELMQLNNASKGQLIAQRVLPTKGTPGMAVTGETIPGKDGKEVRFKLGKNVVVDAEKMNMYAVIDGLVTVTERGKINVFPVYEVNGDVDYSVGNIDFIGTVVVRGSVLTGFRIKAAGDIRITGGVEGAEVEAEGSVDIASGIFAAGKGFVKAGLDVKSSFMQEANVYAGQNVIVSQSILHSNVRAGKSVVCKGTKGLIVGGSVQAGEYIQARTVGNTTSTATALEVGVSPELRAELVQLRSAIKQISENLDKTEKALTLLDQMAAAGTLTQEKLEMRSKLQTARRATTEELTAAKERIWEIESSLEDIEKAKVEIIGTVYAGTKVVIGRYTRFIKDSTTRVAFQLQGGEITLSSHM; encoded by the coding sequence GTGGCGGCGGATTTTCCTACGAACTTGGGAGCGGCGGTAGCGGTTTCGGTTTCGGAAGATCGGATGAGCGCGTTCATGCAGTTGATAGATCCGGATGCGGCAGGATCGTTATCGAAGGAGGGGCTCGAGCAGCTCCTGAAGGCGAACGGCGTCGTGTTCGGCATTTTGGAGGGCGCGCTCGCCGATTTTTTGATCAACCCGCTGTCGTACGTTTCCGCACCGCTGTTAATCGCGCAAGGCACCCATCCCGTTCCAGGCAAAGACGGTTTCATAGAGAATTTGTTCAATTCGGAGAACAGGCAGCGCAAACCGCTGGAGCTGGAAGGCGGCGCGGTCGATTACCGCGAGCTGATGCAGCTGAATAACGCGTCGAAAGGACAGCTGATCGCGCAGCGGGTGCTCCCGACGAAGGGAACGCCCGGCATGGCCGTCACCGGCGAGACGATCCCCGGCAAAGACGGGAAAGAAGTCCGTTTCAAGCTAGGGAAAAACGTCGTCGTCGACGCGGAGAAGATGAACATGTACGCGGTCATCGACGGGCTCGTCACCGTGACCGAACGGGGCAAAATCAACGTGTTCCCCGTATACGAGGTGAACGGCGACGTCGACTATTCGGTCGGCAACATCGATTTCATCGGCACGGTCGTCGTCCGCGGCAGCGTGCTGACCGGCTTTCGGATCAAAGCGGCGGGCGACATCCGGATCACCGGAGGGGTCGAAGGCGCCGAGGTGGAAGCGGAAGGGTCCGTCGATATCGCCTCCGGCATTTTCGCCGCGGGCAAAGGGTTCGTCAAAGCCGGGCTCGACGTGAAAAGCTCGTTCATGCAGGAAGCGAACGTCTACGCGGGCCAAAACGTCATCGTCAGCCAAAGCATTCTGCATTCGAACGTCAGAGCCGGCAAAAGCGTCGTCTGCAAAGGAACCAAGGGGCTGATCGTCGGCGGCAGCGTCCAAGCGGGAGAGTATATCCAGGCGAGGACGGTCGGCAATACGACGTCCACGGCGACGGCGCTCGAGGTCGGCGTCAGCCCGGAGCTGCGGGCGGAATTGGTGCAGCTGCGTTCGGCGATCAAACAAATTTCCGAAAATTTGGACAAAACGGAGAAGGCGCTGACGCTGCTGGATCAGATGGCGGCCGCGGGCACGCTGACGCAGGAGAAGCTCGAAATGCGCTCCAAGCTGCAAACCGCGAGACGAGCGACGACGGAGGAGCTGACGGCGGCGAAGGAGCGAATCTGGGAGATCGAATCGAGCCTGGAAGACATCGAAAAAGCGAAGGTCGAAATCATAGGCACGGTATACGCCGGAACGAAAGTCGTCATCGGACGATATACCCGATTCATTAAGGATTCTACGACGCGCGTGGCCTTCCAATTGCAGGGGGGCGAAATTACGTTATCTTCGCACATGTGA
- a CDS encoding chemotaxis protein CheA translates to MDTNQYLSMFIDESREHLQAMNDNMLALENAPDDIGLVQHMFRSAHTLKGMSATMGYEDIASLTHEMENVLDLVRNGKLKMEEFIFDVVFRSLDALEAMIADIVAGGTGNSDVSAIVADLKAIVDGSFRAGAAPAAAGQAAPAAGNAQPAEGAQGVRALLDQYQISIVQQSIEAGHLAYRIDVALRKDCVLKAVRAYMVFDALGKLGEVVKSSPPAEDIEADKFDYEFTLVFLSSSDAKAIQSSIEGVSEIASATVAPIEASDLAGGAAPAAPAASSAREAAAAAAAPAPAPSAGSAPERAAAPAADAQPRAAGSAAPKAPPAQTRTIRVDIEKLDALMNLFSELLIDRVRIESLAKEVKNADLIETVEHMGRVSSDLQNVVMKLRMMPVESVFNRFPRMVRDVAKTLGKKVDLLISGADTELDRTVVDEIGDPLVHLLRNSVDHGIESTEERLKAGKPETGTVHLRAFHSGNHVFIEAEDDGKGINRDVILKRAIKNGIVSKEQGDLMSDEDVYQLLFASGFSTAEVISDISGRGVGLDVVKSKIESLGGRVHVTSTPGRGSKFSIQLPLTLSIIMAMMVKLGGEKYAIPLSSIVETAIVRKEQIRKVHGVNMFEFRSSVIPLISLSRLFEVPDYREDGEEETEVVIVRKGDRLAGIAVEELIGQQEIVLKSLGKYLTNVFAVSGATILGDGQVALILDPNALIK, encoded by the coding sequence ATGGATACGAACCAGTACTTATCCATGTTTATTGACGAATCGAGAGAGCACCTGCAAGCGATGAACGACAATATGCTGGCGCTGGAGAACGCTCCGGACGATATCGGTCTCGTTCAACATATGTTCCGTTCGGCGCACACGCTGAAAGGCATGTCCGCTACGATGGGGTACGAGGATATCGCTTCGCTGACGCACGAGATGGAGAACGTGCTCGATCTCGTCCGGAACGGGAAGCTGAAGATGGAAGAGTTCATCTTCGACGTCGTCTTCCGGAGCTTGGACGCGCTGGAGGCGATGATCGCCGACATCGTCGCCGGGGGCACCGGCAACTCCGACGTAAGCGCGATCGTCGCCGACCTCAAGGCGATCGTCGACGGCTCGTTCCGCGCCGGCGCGGCGCCGGCAGCGGCCGGACAAGCCGCGCCGGCGGCGGGGAACGCGCAGCCGGCCGAAGGCGCCCAAGGCGTCCGCGCCTTGTTGGACCAGTATCAAATCTCGATCGTGCAGCAGTCGATCGAAGCCGGCCATCTCGCCTATCGGATCGACGTCGCCCTTCGCAAAGATTGCGTGCTGAAAGCGGTCCGGGCGTACATGGTGTTCGACGCGCTCGGCAAGCTGGGCGAGGTCGTCAAGTCGTCTCCGCCCGCGGAGGACATCGAAGCGGATAAATTCGACTACGAATTTACGCTCGTCTTCCTGAGCTCGTCGGACGCGAAGGCGATCCAATCTAGCATCGAAGGCGTCTCCGAGATCGCGAGCGCCACGGTCGCGCCGATCGAGGCTTCGGATTTAGCGGGCGGCGCCGCTCCGGCCGCTCCGGCCGCATCGAGCGCCCGCGAAGCCGCAGCCGCCGCGGCGGCTCCCGCGCCCGCGCCATCCGCAGGGAGCGCGCCCGAGCGCGCCGCGGCTCCGGCCGCCGACGCGCAGCCGAGAGCGGCGGGGAGCGCCGCGCCGAAGGCGCCGCCGGCGCAAACCCGCACCATCCGCGTCGACATCGAAAAGCTTGACGCGCTGATGAATTTGTTCAGCGAGCTGTTGATCGACCGCGTCCGCATCGAGTCGCTGGCGAAAGAAGTGAAGAACGCCGATCTGATCGAAACGGTCGAGCATATGGGCCGCGTCAGCAGCGACCTCCAGAACGTCGTCATGAAGCTTCGGATGATGCCGGTCGAATCGGTATTCAACCGATTTCCCCGGATGGTGCGCGACGTGGCGAAGACGCTCGGCAAGAAGGTCGATCTCCTCATCAGCGGCGCGGACACCGAATTGGATCGGACCGTCGTCGACGAAATCGGCGATCCGCTCGTGCATCTGCTCCGCAACTCGGTCGACCACGGCATCGAATCGACGGAGGAGCGGCTGAAAGCCGGCAAGCCCGAGACGGGAACGGTTCACCTTCGCGCGTTCCACAGCGGCAATCACGTGTTCATCGAGGCGGAGGACGACGGCAAAGGCATTAACCGCGACGTCATCTTGAAGCGGGCGATCAAGAACGGCATCGTCTCGAAAGAGCAGGGCGACCTGATGAGCGACGAAGACGTGTACCAGCTGCTGTTCGCATCGGGCTTCAGCACGGCCGAGGTCATCTCGGACATTTCCGGCCGAGGCGTCGGACTCGACGTCGTCAAATCCAAGATCGAATCGCTGGGCGGCCGCGTTCACGTCACGTCGACGCCGGGCCGAGGCTCCAAATTTTCGATCCAGCTGCCGCTCACGCTGTCGATTATTATGGCGATGATGGTGAAGCTCGGCGGCGAGAAGTACGCCATTCCGCTCTCCAGCATCGTCGAGACGGCGATCGTCCGCAAGGAGCAGATCCGCAAAGTGCACGGCGTCAACATGTTCGAATTCCGTTCCAGCGTCATTCCGCTCATCAGCCTCAGCCGGCTGTTCGAGGTGCCGGACTACCGGGAGGACGGGGAAGAGGAGACGGAAGTCGTCATCGTCCGCAAAGGCGACCGCCTCGCGGGCATCGCGGTGGAGGAGCTGATCGGCCAGCAGGAGATCGTCCTGAAATCGCTTGGCAAATACTTAACGAACGTATTCGCGGTGTCCGGCGCCACCATTCTCGGCGACGGCCAAGTCGCGCTCATATTGGATCCGAATGCGTTGATCAAATAA
- a CDS encoding chemotaxis response regulator protein-glutamate methylesterase — translation MSPYRILVVDDSAFMRTFVSDLINADATLEVVGTARNGFEAVDAVKRLKPDAVTMDVEMPEMTGLEALPVIMREAPTPVIMLSSSTREGAAATIRALELGAFDFVAKTDLRHMQETLTATLRAAVEHKKETVALRLQPAPLPPPPPPPASAAAPPPAKPARPPVPAPKPSRPDAASPPKAFAPVRKPVEPLARPPASSGAAEAPPPRMKPPSRPTNRIVAIGTSTGGPRALQQVLTRLPADFPAPVLIVQHMPPGFTKSLAQRLNTLCAIEVAEAEDGIEPLPGTAYIAPGGQHLVLRKEPRGYRLRLTDDPPKSGHRPSVDMLFESLAECRELDRTAVLMTGMGSDGAKGMKLLYEQGVRRTIAEDASSCIVYGMPRAAVELGCVVHRLPLEAIAAQITKEVTQAEEV, via the coding sequence ATGTCCCCCTATCGCATTCTGGTGGTCGACGATTCGGCCTTCATGAGAACGTTCGTGTCCGACCTCATTAACGCGGACGCGACGCTCGAGGTCGTCGGCACGGCTCGCAACGGGTTCGAAGCGGTCGACGCCGTCAAGCGGCTGAAGCCGGACGCCGTGACGATGGACGTCGAAATGCCGGAAATGACGGGCCTCGAGGCGCTGCCGGTCATCATGCGCGAAGCGCCGACGCCGGTCATCATGCTAAGCAGCTCGACCCGCGAGGGCGCGGCCGCCACGATTCGCGCGCTGGAGCTCGGCGCTTTCGACTTCGTCGCCAAGACCGATCTCAGGCATATGCAGGAAACGCTGACGGCGACGCTTCGGGCGGCCGTCGAGCACAAGAAGGAGACGGTCGCCCTGCGGCTGCAGCCGGCGCCGCTGCCTCCGCCTCCGCCGCCGCCCGCGTCCGCCGCGGCGCCTCCGCCGGCGAAGCCCGCGCGTCCGCCGGTCCCGGCGCCGAAGCCGAGCCGGCCGGACGCGGCAAGCCCTCCGAAGGCGTTCGCGCCGGTGCGCAAGCCGGTCGAGCCGCTCGCGCGGCCGCCGGCGTCGTCCGGCGCAGCGGAGGCGCCGCCTCCTCGTATGAAGCCGCCGAGCCGGCCGACGAATCGCATCGTGGCGATCGGCACGTCGACCGGCGGCCCGCGGGCGCTGCAGCAGGTGCTGACCCGGCTGCCGGCCGACTTCCCGGCGCCGGTGCTCATCGTGCAGCATATGCCGCCGGGCTTTACGAAGTCGCTCGCCCAGCGGCTCAACACGCTGTGCGCCATCGAGGTGGCGGAGGCGGAGGACGGGATCGAGCCGTTGCCCGGCACGGCGTACATCGCCCCGGGCGGGCAGCATCTCGTGCTGCGCAAGGAGCCCCGCGGCTACAGGCTGCGCCTCACGGACGACCCGCCGAAGAGCGGTCATCGCCCGTCGGTGGACATGCTGTTCGAATCGCTCGCGGAATGCCGCGAGCTCGACCGGACGGCGGTGCTGATGACCGGCATGGGCAGCGACGGGGCCAAAGGGATGAAGCTGCTGTACGAACAAGGCGTGCGGCGAACGATCGCCGAGGATGCGTCCAGCTGCATCGTGTACGGCATGCCGCGGGCGGCGGTCGAGTTGGGTTGCGTCGTCCATCGGCTCCCGCTCGAGGCAATCGCCGCGCAAATCACGAAGGAAGTGACTCAGGCCGAGGAGGTGTAA
- a CDS encoding MinD/ParA family protein produces MTNDQAEALRNLVRQEERGRMPVPGTETPDRQTRIFTITSGKGGVGKSNFTLNFALQLQSLGYQVLVFDADIGMANIDVLMGVSPKYNLYHLLKREKTIEEIICRGYNDLQFIAGGSGFNDLLSLKPEELEYFSSQVMSLSGTVDFILFDTGAGLSKESLKFITAAEQTIVVTTPEPTSITDAYAIIKMVHAREPSVRFQLVVNRVTDRLEGKQTADKIRLVSQQFLQLDIPTLGYIPDDANVSKAVKKQTPFSVMFPETAATRELKELVRRFESSSRAPLAEPSMDAAGGVKRFLSRMLSFMR; encoded by the coding sequence ATGACGAATGACCAAGCGGAAGCGCTTCGCAACCTCGTAAGGCAGGAAGAACGCGGACGGATGCCGGTCCCGGGTACGGAGACGCCGGATCGCCAAACGCGCATTTTCACGATCACGAGCGGCAAAGGCGGCGTCGGCAAATCGAATTTCACGCTCAATTTCGCGCTGCAGCTGCAGTCGCTCGGCTATCAAGTGCTCGTGTTCGACGCCGACATCGGCATGGCCAACATCGACGTTTTGATGGGTGTGTCGCCAAAGTACAATTTGTACCATTTGCTGAAACGGGAGAAGACGATCGAGGAAATCATCTGCCGCGGCTACAACGATCTGCAGTTTATCGCCGGAGGGTCCGGCTTCAACGACTTGCTGTCGCTTAAGCCGGAGGAGCTGGAGTATTTCTCGTCCCAGGTAATGTCGCTCAGCGGCACGGTCGATTTCATCCTGTTCGACACCGGCGCGGGGTTATCCAAGGAATCGCTCAAGTTCATCACGGCGGCAGAGCAGACGATCGTCGTCACGACGCCGGAGCCGACGTCGATCACGGACGCGTACGCGATCATTAAAATGGTGCACGCCCGGGAGCCGAGCGTTAGGTTCCAGCTCGTCGTCAACCGGGTGACCGACCGTCTGGAAGGCAAGCAGACCGCCGATAAAATCAGGCTCGTGTCTCAGCAGTTTTTGCAGCTGGACATCCCGACGCTCGGGTACATCCCGGACGACGCGAACGTGTCGAAAGCGGTAAAAAAGCAGACGCCGTTCTCCGTCATGTTTCCGGAGACGGCCGCGACGCGCGAATTGAAGGAGCTGGTGCGCCGGTTCGAATCGTCCTCGCGCGCGCCGCTTGCCGAACCGTCGATGGACGCCGCCGGCGGCGTCAAGCGGTTCCTGAGCCGCATGCTCTCGTTCATGAGATAA
- a CDS encoding chemotaxis protein CheD produces the protein MTEELVVKVGMADLNATSRGALRTTGLGSCVGLTLYDPVTRVAGMAHIMLPSSTIAKDAAINKAKYADTALPELLARMRALGASIARLEAKLAGGAQMFTFSSPAGDTMRIGPRNVEACKEGLVRYNIPIKAEDTGGNYGRTIEIESLTGVLYVRSVLHGTKEL, from the coding sequence ATGACGGAAGAGCTCGTGGTGAAGGTCGGCATGGCGGATCTGAACGCGACGAGCCGCGGCGCGCTGCGGACGACGGGTCTCGGATCCTGCGTCGGCTTAACTCTGTACGATCCGGTTACCCGGGTGGCCGGCATGGCGCACATTATGCTGCCGTCGTCGACGATCGCCAAAGACGCGGCGATCAACAAGGCGAAATACGCCGACACGGCGCTGCCCGAGCTGCTTGCGCGGATGAGGGCGCTGGGCGCGTCGATCGCGCGGCTCGAAGCGAAGCTGGCGGGCGGCGCCCAAATGTTCACCTTCTCGTCCCCCGCGGGGGACACGATGCGCATCGGCCCTCGCAATGTAGAAGCGTGCAAGGAAGGGCTGGTCAGGTACAACATACCGATAAAAGCGGAAGATACGGGTGGGAATTATGGACGAACGATCGAAATCGAGAGCCTTACGGGCGTGCTGTACGTCCGCAGCGTCCTGCACGGGACGAAGGAGCTGTAA
- a CDS encoding DUF6115 domain-containing protein, with product MWMIVSLLGLVILLYASLLPRTQERKPAPEEFLDSMGDTLQQFADEIEQENKELLRMVGDMKREHEKRTSSLLSRIEQLEKQAAPPAAAAVDSARSASAGSAFAEAVRPEPAAPAALAQASPPVPAASSAAESAGVPAAGAPAVSAADDEAKAPRSSRFAGTVKARYQELFELYDAGKSIEYIAKKLGKNKGEVQLIIGLAKQEEPQHGQP from the coding sequence ATGTGGATGATCGTCTCGCTGCTCGGTCTCGTGATTTTGCTCTACGCGTCGCTGCTGCCCCGCACGCAGGAGCGGAAGCCGGCGCCGGAGGAGTTTCTCGATTCCATGGGCGATACGCTGCAGCAGTTCGCGGACGAAATCGAACAAGAAAACAAAGAGCTGCTCCGCATGGTCGGCGACATGAAGCGCGAGCACGAGAAGCGGACCTCGTCGCTGCTGTCGAGAATCGAGCAACTCGAGAAGCAAGCCGCGCCGCCCGCCGCCGCGGCCGTCGACTCGGCTCGCTCCGCCTCTGCGGGGAGCGCGTTCGCGGAAGCCGTTCGGCCGGAGCCCGCCGCTCCCGCCGCGCTAGCGCAGGCTTCGCCTCCTGTGCCGGCAGCGTCGTCCGCGGCGGAAAGCGCAGGCGTTCCCGCGGCAGGCGCGCCTGCGGTCTCCGCGGCGGACGACGAAGCGAAGGCGCCGCGTTCTTCGCGTTTCGCCGGCACCGTCAAGGCTCGGTATCAGGAGCTGTTCGAGCTGTACGACGCCGGCAAATCGATCGAATATATCGCGAAGAAACTTGGGAAAAACAAAGGCGAGGTACAGCTGATTATCGGGCTCGCCAAACAGGAGGAACCGCAGCATGGTCAGCCGTAA
- a CDS encoding chemotaxis protein CheW, with protein sequence MAAVVKTIVFSIGNEEYGIEVEHVKTIERMMPMTRVPKTPPFVKGVVNLRGVVVPVIHLASRFGLPESEPTENTRIVMVSVGDIDVGFIVDAANDVIDVDPERIEAPPEIVGGIRAKYLRGIARVGESRLLVMLNLSEVLNKSEIIQLEQMED encoded by the coding sequence ATGGCAGCGGTTGTGAAAACGATCGTGTTTTCCATCGGCAACGAAGAGTACGGCATCGAAGTGGAGCACGTAAAAACGATCGAGCGGATGATGCCGATGACGCGCGTTCCGAAGACGCCTCCGTTCGTCAAGGGCGTCGTGAACCTCAGGGGCGTCGTCGTGCCCGTCATCCATCTCGCGTCCCGGTTCGGCCTTCCCGAATCGGAGCCGACGGAGAACACGCGCATCGTCATGGTCAGCGTAGGCGATATCGACGTAGGCTTTATCGTCGACGCGGCGAACGACGTCATCGACGTCGATCCGGAGAGGATCGAAGCGCCGCCGGAAATCGTCGGCGGCATTCGCGCGAAATATTTGCGCGGCATCGCCCGCGTCGGCGAATCGCGTTTGCTCGTCATGCTCAATTTGTCCGAGGTGCTGAATAAATCCGAAATTATCCAATTGGAGCAAATGGAGGACTGA
- the flhF gene encoding flagellar biosynthesis protein FlhF, producing MKVKKYVVDSMPDALQKIRSELGKDAVIINTKEIRVGGFLGLFAKKKVEVVAATDSHPESSAPIRSGRPAAVPAPKPAPQRPSPPPASRAKPDPAIPERGSLYGGIDAAPAPAPFVPPAAQAAVLSAPAPSASEDALLQEVKQMKEMMLKLASAQSGVAAEPDLPAPFASIRSRLIEQDVLPALAQSLVDEAAAAFGERPLSDVTAQEAADAVKARIVELLTRRPIERIREDARLVHFVGPTGVGKTTTIAKLAAEQTLKARKSIALITSDTYRIAAIEQLRTYASILNVPIEVVFSALDLQKALEKLEDRDMILMDTAGRNFRNEMAVSELHSLLRIEERRDTFLVLSLSMKYADMKAVTDNFYKFGVEKVLFTKADETASFGSVVNLLHDYPLSLSYVTNGQTVPDDIHLADPNKMADELVGEPHDE from the coding sequence ATGAAGGTAAAAAAATATGTGGTCGACTCGATGCCCGACGCGCTGCAAAAAATTCGCAGCGAGCTCGGCAAGGACGCGGTCATCATCAATACGAAGGAGATTCGCGTCGGCGGCTTCCTCGGCTTGTTCGCGAAGAAGAAGGTCGAGGTCGTCGCCGCGACCGATTCCCATCCCGAATCGAGCGCGCCGATTCGCTCCGGCCGTCCGGCCGCGGTTCCCGCGCCGAAGCCGGCGCCGCAGCGCCCGAGCCCGCCGCCCGCATCGCGCGCGAAGCCTGACCCGGCGATTCCGGAGCGAGGCTCCCTATACGGCGGAATCGATGCGGCGCCCGCGCCCGCGCCGTTCGTTCCGCCCGCGGCGCAGGCCGCCGTCTTGTCCGCGCCGGCGCCGTCCGCGAGTGAGGACGCGCTGCTGCAGGAAGTAAAGCAGATGAAGGAAATGATGCTGAAGCTCGCGAGCGCGCAGTCCGGCGTCGCCGCGGAGCCGGACCTTCCGGCCCCGTTCGCGTCGATCCGCTCGCGGCTGATCGAGCAGGACGTGCTGCCGGCGCTCGCGCAGTCGCTCGTCGACGAAGCCGCGGCGGCGTTCGGCGAACGTCCGCTGTCGGACGTGACGGCGCAGGAGGCGGCGGACGCCGTCAAGGCGCGCATCGTCGAGCTGCTGACGAGGCGGCCGATCGAACGCATTCGCGAGGATGCGCGGCTCGTCCATTTCGTCGGGCCGACGGGCGTCGGCAAGACGACGACGATCGCCAAGCTCGCCGCCGAACAGACGCTGAAGGCGCGCAAATCGATCGCGCTCATCACGTCGGATACGTACCGGATCGCCGCGATCGAGCAGCTCCGGACGTACGCTTCGATCCTGAACGTGCCGATCGAGGTCGTGTTTTCGGCGCTCGATCTGCAGAAGGCGCTCGAGAAGCTGGAAGACCGCGACATGATTTTGATGGACACGGCGGGGCGCAATTTCCGGAACGAAATGGCCGTCTCCGAGCTTCATTCGCTGCTCAGGATCGAAGAACGGCGGGATACGTTCCTTGTGCTGTCGCTCAGCATGAAATATGCCGACATGAAAGCCGTAACGGACAATTTCTACAAATTCGGCGTCGAGAAGGTGCTGTTTACGAAAGCGGACGAGACGGCGTCCTTCGGCTCGGTCGTCAACTTGCTCCACGACTACCCGCTGTCGTTGTCGTACGTGACGAACGGACAGACCGTCCCGGACGACATCCATTTGGCCGATCCGAATAAAATGGCCGACGAACTAGTAGGTGAACCTCATGACGAATGA
- a CDS encoding FliA/WhiG family RNA polymerase sigma factor — METSSPQAQANDTGALWLRWKHSGDPEAKSRLIEHYLGLVDYVTSRLAIGLPRNVSKDDLASYGIIGLIDAVEKFDLERGLQFETYASWRIRGSIIDGLRQADWVPRSVREKARKIEEAYQKLEQEHLRSVTDGEMSAYLQVSEQEFQTMLQEVSVASICSLEDPIRDEESETRLTMLVDERAKNPEDSVRELYLKESLAKAIERLTEKERTVVSLFYYEELSLSEIAEVMSLSPSRISQLHSKAILRLRGQLGRAKDQLMQQ; from the coding sequence ATGGAAACTTCCTCCCCGCAGGCTCAGGCGAACGATACCGGAGCGCTATGGCTGCGCTGGAAGCATTCGGGCGATCCGGAAGCGAAAAGCCGCCTGATCGAGCATTATTTGGGATTGGTGGATTACGTGACGAGCCGACTCGCCATCGGCTTGCCTCGCAATGTGTCTAAAGACGATCTTGCCAGTTATGGTATAATAGGGTTGATCGACGCCGTCGAGAAATTCGATTTGGAGCGCGGGCTTCAATTCGAAACGTACGCGTCATGGCGCATCCGCGGAAGCATCATCGACGGGCTGCGCCAGGCGGACTGGGTGCCGCGCTCGGTGCGCGAGAAAGCGCGCAAAATCGAGGAAGCGTACCAGAAGCTCGAGCAGGAGCATCTCCGCAGCGTGACGGACGGCGAAATGAGCGCGTATTTGCAGGTGTCGGAACAAGAGTTTCAGACGATGCTTCAAGAAGTGTCGGTCGCGTCGATCTGCTCGCTCGAAGACCCGATTCGGGACGAGGAATCGGAGACGAGGCTGACGATGCTCGTGGACGAACGCGCGAAAAATCCAGAGGACAGCGTCAGGGAGCTGTACCTGAAGGAGAGTCTCGCCAAGGCGATCGAACGGCTCACGGAGAAAGAGCGCACGGTCGTGTCGCTGTTTTATTACGAGGAGCTGTCGCTGAGCGAAATCGCGGAAGTGATGTCGCTTTCGCCCTCGCGCATCTCCCAATTGCACTCGAAAGCGATATTGCGGCTGCGGGGCCAATTGGGACGCGCGAAGGATCAATTGATGCAGCAATAA